A part of Pseudoalteromonas arctica A 37-1-2 genomic DNA contains:
- a CDS encoding MOSC domain-containing protein gives MKIISTNISKIKTLIHNGKEVKTGIFKTPTNEPVVIEKLNIIGDEQADLVNHGGVDKAVYAFSHNHYEYWQKTLENENLSSGIFGENFTISDLDEANIHIGDHIRIGTALLEVSQPRVPCFKLAIALNNKNSLKLFTQHYCTGVYFRVLEQGVAKTGDSVVIEKKASHDISVKKLFQAFFDKKYVGYEDILLEALTLPELAVEWQEKLKKKLAIKSE, from the coding sequence ATGAAAATCATCTCGACTAATATCTCTAAAATTAAAACTCTTATTCATAATGGTAAAGAGGTAAAAACGGGAATATTCAAAACCCCAACTAACGAACCTGTTGTTATTGAAAAACTAAACATTATAGGTGACGAGCAAGCTGATTTAGTTAACCACGGCGGGGTAGATAAAGCGGTATATGCTTTTTCGCACAATCATTATGAGTATTGGCAGAAGACTCTTGAAAACGAGAACTTAAGTAGCGGCATATTTGGCGAAAACTTCACGATTTCTGACCTTGATGAAGCGAATATACACATAGGTGACCATATTCGAATTGGTACTGCACTGCTTGAAGTAAGCCAGCCTCGTGTACCCTGTTTTAAACTCGCTATCGCCCTTAATAATAAAAACAGTCTTAAACTGTTTACGCAGCATTACTGCACTGGCGTTTATTTTAGGGTACTAGAGCAAGGCGTTGCAAAAACGGGTGATAGTGTTGTTATCGAGAAGAAAGCCTCGCACGACATATCAGTTAAAAAACTGTTCCAGGCATTTTTTGATAAAAAATACGTAGGTTATGAAGACATACTTTTAGAAGCATTAACTTTGCCAGAGCTTGCTGTAGAGTGGCAAGAAAAGCTAAAGAAGAAGCTTGCTATTAAAAGTGAATAA
- a CDS encoding two-component system response regulator translates to MNILIVDDDLVDRKLIKKMLISDGSHHHDITEVTCVSEGLKAIEDTHFDIILLDYNMPKEDGIEMLIEMRAKPKLGNTAIIMISSSENSALAIECIEAGAQDFLPKGDITRDSLNKALIYAKKRFEAEQRMHNSYLAVKHMAERDQLTGLSNRYHFEEILKVMIANNKRAKNCVALLALDLDNFKNINDTLGHSVGDEILIQTVERIHSCLRQNEGFARLGGDEFAVIIGGICNINQIGMIANRILAEVSKPFLHEGRTLNCSVSIGSAIYPNDATESHELLKCADIAMYRSKQSGKSRISFYKEQYQYEFSRRVDIQNSIKEHIEEKNFRLFYQPVYCSKTQIMTGVEALIRWPDTTVNYTPDEFIPIAEECRLIAPLGKWIIASALKQLSLWQKDYQTPLTLSINISPIQLQREVLQTYLLETVEKYNLKTSSIILEITETAFMENSKEVIEILTSLSNKGFRIALDDFGMGYSSISHLISYPIDIVKLDKSMQSLGGENNKRLKIIESLSLMLKKLDFSVVAEGIETETQHQLCKKLNIDYLQGFLFSKPMPVNEINLLLDDYSKKISL, encoded by the coding sequence ATGAATATTTTAATTGTTGATGATGACTTAGTTGATCGCAAATTAATTAAAAAAATGCTTATTTCTGATGGCTCTCATCATCATGACATTACCGAAGTAACGTGCGTATCCGAGGGCTTGAAAGCCATTGAAGACACGCACTTTGATATAATACTACTCGATTATAATATGCCTAAAGAAGATGGCATTGAAATGCTAATTGAAATGCGTGCAAAGCCTAAACTCGGTAACACCGCAATTATCATGATTAGCTCCTCAGAGAACTCAGCTTTGGCTATTGAGTGTATAGAAGCAGGCGCTCAAGACTTTTTACCAAAAGGTGATATAACGAGGGATAGTTTAAATAAAGCGCTTATATATGCCAAAAAACGCTTCGAGGCAGAACAACGTATGCACAACAGTTATCTTGCTGTAAAGCATATGGCAGAACGGGATCAGCTTACTGGTTTGTCTAATCGATATCATTTTGAAGAAATACTAAAAGTAATGATAGCTAACAATAAACGTGCTAAAAACTGCGTGGCGTTACTTGCTTTAGATTTAGATAACTTCAAAAATATTAATGATACGCTTGGGCATAGTGTTGGCGACGAAATTTTAATACAAACAGTAGAAAGGATTCATAGTTGCCTGAGACAAAACGAAGGATTTGCACGCTTAGGAGGCGATGAATTTGCAGTTATAATAGGTGGAATTTGCAATATTAATCAAATAGGTATGATAGCAAATAGAATTTTAGCAGAAGTTTCTAAACCCTTTTTGCATGAAGGCAGAACTTTAAATTGCAGTGTTAGCATTGGAAGCGCCATATACCCAAATGATGCTACTGAATCTCATGAACTGCTAAAATGTGCTGATATTGCAATGTATCGCTCAAAGCAAAGTGGTAAAAGTAGAATAAGCTTTTACAAAGAGCAATATCAATATGAATTTAGTCGTCGGGTAGATATTCAAAATAGTATAAAAGAGCATATAGAGGAAAAAAACTTTAGGCTATTTTATCAACCTGTTTATTGTTCAAAAACACAAATAATGACAGGTGTCGAAGCCCTTATCCGTTGGCCAGATACAACCGTTAATTATACCCCCGATGAGTTTATTCCTATTGCTGAAGAGTGCCGATTAATAGCCCCTCTTGGAAAATGGATAATTGCGAGCGCTTTAAAGCAGTTATCTTTGTGGCAGAAAGACTATCAAACGCCGTTAACTCTATCTATTAATATTTCACCGATACAGCTGCAAAGAGAAGTTTTACAAACGTATCTATTAGAGACGGTCGAAAAATACAATTTAAAAACCAGTAGTATTATTCTGGAAATAACAGAAACAGCTTTTATGGAAAATAGTAAAGAAGTGATTGAGATATTAACTTCTTTGTCTAATAAAGGGTTTAGGATTGCTTTGGACGATTTTGGTATGGGTTATTCATCCATATCTCACCTTATTTCCTACCCTATTGATATAGTAAAGTTAGACAAAAGCATGCAATCGTTAGGTGGAGAAAATAATAAGCGATTAAAAATAATCGAGAGCTTATCTTTAATGCTGAAGAAACTAGATTTTTCTGTGGTAGCTGAAGGAATCGAAACTGAAACCCAGCATCAGCTGTGTAAAAAATTAAATATAGACTACTTGCAAGGTTTTCTCTTTTCAAAGCCTATGCCTGTAAACGAAATTAATTTGCTGCTCGATGACTATAGTAAAAAAATAAGCCTTTAA
- a CDS encoding sensor histidine kinase, with product MNISRKLMLIVILTAAEISITVYSAFEIAKGAKFHQLNFLHLKYTHQLTKSVKKIENDIPIDINAIESDILLIRQQPIECIEQINPLNYAVMKVINTDHTLTICENDIEIADKALLSVNQYKKGELSRDAFLLNLNTSLSGFNKNTELFEEPIRKTVSFILMTLIPLVIIISFFNILFISYLSRTISSSIRNLTLLLSSKPENNINLDDELDIKTSGELKALVIAARQRIKNDLLNIENSIELKEIINSQTASLQQANDELAQFAYRASHDLKSPLSGAKSLAHFVIEDIKAGDTEEASRNALVIYQQMEKLETLVVDILLLAKAEIGNEDKDVIDFNQLITDMKERLSWLMKDNPCTLETTINLSVPIRSEKARFAQIIENLISNGLKYYDRNKDSPYVRCDIFNEQETFFITVTDNGMGIPQKHQSEVFDMFKRFHAQTSTGSGLGMALVKKHIEYLNGEVSLQSSDEGTTFKIIIPMDKLT from the coding sequence ATGAATATCTCAAGAAAACTGATGCTTATTGTAATATTAACTGCAGCAGAGATAAGTATTACTGTCTACTCAGCTTTTGAAATAGCTAAAGGGGCTAAGTTTCATCAACTTAACTTTCTTCATTTAAAGTATACACATCAACTTACCAAGTCAGTTAAAAAAATAGAAAATGATATCCCCATAGATATAAATGCCATTGAGTCGGATATATTGTTAATTAGGCAGCAACCTATTGAATGTATTGAACAAATAAACCCGTTAAATTATGCTGTTATGAAAGTTATTAACACAGATCATACATTAACAATCTGTGAAAACGATATTGAAATTGCTGATAAAGCCTTATTGTCAGTTAATCAGTATAAAAAGGGGGAACTTAGTAGAGACGCTTTTTTACTAAATCTTAATACTTCGCTAAGTGGCTTTAATAAAAATACGGAGCTGTTTGAGGAACCAATTAGAAAAACAGTATCGTTTATACTAATGACGTTAATTCCACTTGTTATAATCATATCTTTTTTTAATATTCTTTTTATAAGTTATCTTTCTCGCACAATATCGAGCTCTATTCGAAATCTAACTCTACTTTTATCAAGTAAGCCCGAAAACAATATTAATCTGGACGATGAACTTGATATAAAAACGTCGGGTGAATTAAAAGCACTCGTTATCGCGGCCAGACAGCGAATTAAAAATGATCTTTTAAATATTGAAAACAGTATTGAACTCAAAGAGATTATAAACAGCCAAACAGCTTCCCTGCAGCAAGCAAATGATGAGCTTGCCCAGTTTGCTTATCGGGCTTCCCATGACCTGAAGTCACCGCTGTCAGGGGCTAAATCCTTAGCGCATTTTGTTATCGAAGATATAAAAGCGGGAGACACAGAGGAGGCAAGCCGAAATGCACTGGTTATTTATCAACAAATGGAAAAGTTAGAAACACTTGTTGTTGATATTTTATTGTTAGCCAAAGCTGAAATTGGTAATGAAGATAAAGATGTAATTGACTTTAATCAGTTAATTACTGATATGAAAGAACGACTGTCTTGGCTCATGAAAGATAATCCTTGTACGCTCGAAACAACAATTAATCTATCAGTACCTATAAGGTCGGAAAAAGCGCGTTTTGCTCAAATTATTGAAAATTTGATATCAAATGGGTTGAAGTATTACGACAGAAATAAAGACTCGCCTTATGTCCGCTGTGACATTTTTAATGAGCAAGAGACGTTTTTTATTACTGTTACAGATAACGGAATGGGAATACCACAAAAGCATCAAAGTGAAGTGTTTGATATGTTTAAGCGATTTCATGCACAGACGAGCACAGGCTCTGGTTTAGGGATGGCGCTGGTTAAAAAACATATTGAGTATTTAAATGGTGAAGTATCACTGCAAAGCTCTGATGAAGGTACGACGTTTAAAATAATAATACCAATGGATAAGCTAACATGA
- a CDS encoding response regulator yields MTKIKPPILIVDDNEVDRYILKRLIKEAELDLTIFEKKDGQEALEFLENYEANRKEYPDGFPPILIFLDINMPRVNGIQFLEEFSKLRKMIEISSCVVMMFSSSEREEEKKIIMSHDFVKGYLVKGSFQAAELKEKVLAVIGQHLEKHS; encoded by the coding sequence ATGACAAAAATTAAACCCCCTATATTAATTGTCGATGACAATGAAGTTGACCGGTATATTCTTAAAAGATTAATTAAAGAGGCTGAATTAGATCTTACAATTTTTGAAAAAAAAGATGGCCAGGAAGCATTAGAATTTCTAGAAAATTATGAAGCTAACAGAAAAGAGTACCCTGATGGATTTCCTCCAATACTCATATTTTTGGACATCAATATGCCAAGAGTCAATGGTATTCAGTTTTTAGAAGAGTTTTCTAAACTGAGGAAGATGATAGAAATCAGCTCGTGTGTGGTTATGATGTTTAGCTCATCAGAAAGAGAAGAAGAAAAAAAGATTATAATGTCACACGATTTTGTTAAAGGTTACCTTGTAAAAGGAAGTTTTCAGGCAGCAGAGTTAAAAGAAAAAGTATTGGCTGTCATCGGTCAGCATTTGGAAAAACACAGCTGA
- a CDS encoding LysR family transcriptional regulator gives MYSFEQLKIFVTVVETGSFSATARKLNRAQSGISQAISNLEIAINQTLFTRNKNIPSLTISGKALLPVAYSILHQQKYFDQKVDALAKNYEHEVIIAIDESLNNQDILKVITPLADQFPITNFEIISTTTDDVENLVKIGKAQLGIIYSDGELKVDMDFFLLGQARFLTISSPEHPLAKLKTVTSNDLKAHRQCVHRSLSQKELWFSYAISSRIWYANTHQTLIDLVVQSIGWALVPELAIKRYINQAEVVTLPVTHEQCGWLTPVGCVVSRSQSTGPVLQSLINRLQQHFLKSDSAGIKQF, from the coding sequence ATGTATAGTTTTGAGCAACTAAAAATTTTTGTAACCGTGGTAGAAACAGGATCTTTTTCGGCAACAGCCCGAAAGCTTAACCGTGCACAATCGGGAATTAGTCAAGCTATTTCTAATCTTGAAATAGCGATTAATCAAACATTGTTTACGCGTAATAAAAATATACCCAGCTTAACGATTAGCGGTAAGGCATTGTTACCTGTCGCATACTCTATACTTCATCAGCAAAAATATTTTGACCAAAAAGTGGATGCATTAGCAAAAAATTATGAGCATGAGGTAATTATAGCTATTGATGAAAGCCTAAATAATCAAGATATTTTAAAAGTGATTACCCCACTTGCTGATCAGTTCCCGATTACTAATTTCGAAATAATATCGACAACAACTGACGATGTAGAAAACTTAGTAAAAATAGGAAAAGCACAACTAGGTATCATTTATAGTGATGGGGAACTAAAAGTTGATATGGATTTTTTTCTATTGGGTCAAGCTCGATTTTTAACGATTTCATCACCAGAACACCCGCTTGCAAAGCTAAAGACTGTAACAAGCAATGATTTAAAAGCCCATAGGCAATGTGTTCATCGCAGCCTTAGCCAAAAAGAGTTATGGTTTAGCTACGCAATTAGCTCTAGAATTTGGTACGCAAATACACATCAAACCCTTATCGACTTAGTAGTTCAGAGTATTGGTTGGGCGCTTGTACCCGAGCTTGCTATTAAGAGGTATATAAACCAAGCTGAAGTGGTAACGCTACCCGTTACTCATGAACAATGCGGTTGGCTTACTCCTGTGGGATGCGTTGTTTCAAGAAGCCAATCAACAGGACCTGTTCTTCAAAGTTTAATAAATAGGTTGCAGCAACACTTTTTAAAGAGTGATAGCGCGGGAATAAAACAGTTTTAA
- a CDS encoding PACE efflux transporter: MDAKMGSLERMFQAVLFEVLAVTLSIIGLAVFTDHAISALSGTMIIIATIAMCWNFVFNWFFDKVATGAKEQRSVLFRIFHVILFQGGLLVFTIPVMASILNVGLWEALIMDIGVTFFITLYAFTFNIVYDHTRAYIFHSKNAAC; this comes from the coding sequence ATGGATGCAAAAATGGGGTCGCTAGAGAGGATGTTTCAGGCTGTTTTGTTTGAAGTATTAGCGGTAACGCTATCGATTATTGGTTTGGCTGTATTTACAGATCATGCAATATCGGCTTTATCGGGCACTATGATTATAATTGCAACGATTGCGATGTGTTGGAATTTTGTTTTTAATTGGTTTTTTGACAAAGTAGCTACCGGTGCAAAAGAGCAACGTTCTGTATTATTCCGTATTTTTCACGTGATTTTATTTCAAGGCGGGTTACTTGTTTTTACTATTCCCGTAATGGCGAGCATTTTAAACGTAGGCTTATGGGAAGCATTAATAATGGATATCGGCGTAACTTTTTTTATAACCCTTTACGCTTTTACTTTTAACATAGTGTACGACCACACACGAGCCTATATTTTTCATTCAAAAAATGCTGCATGTTAA
- a CDS encoding sensor histidine kinase has translation MPNVESYLEGVSLIDEQQLTTSLDNDIQTSLKSFAELILNIFDASSFSIVANMPQRAVELYKSGSKITVAKEQLSDDVFNESIIEHAPKIFRVVSPIILPSNLKFGWLIFERASDSLLTEKEKLILNSLQKNFVNQLVQRKNSLDKINSSKFHSTISELKKDETEKDHLIKKLQKMSDELDEFTSIASHDLKSPLNAIKRLLEWIYDDCKDLLPQEHLENFQLVLSRANRMQVLLEDLLSYSRINSCDSTHANISLESIYQDIEQILEVPQAVTVDIHANNEVLDIQLIPFKIVFQNLISNAIKHNNKEHPVIDISLIPSNQYYIIEITDNGPGIDPKYFSLIFKLFQTLQSRDDVEGSGIGLCIANKLIINYGGKIEVASDGKLGSTFTIYWPKV, from the coding sequence GAGCTAATTTTAAACATTTTTGATGCAAGCTCATTCTCTATTGTTGCTAACATGCCTCAACGTGCTGTCGAGCTATATAAATCAGGTTCAAAAATAACAGTAGCTAAAGAGCAACTATCTGATGACGTTTTTAATGAATCGATTATCGAGCATGCTCCTAAAATATTTAGAGTGGTATCACCTATTATTTTGCCCTCAAACCTTAAATTTGGATGGTTGATATTCGAGCGAGCAAGTGATTCACTACTTACCGAAAAAGAAAAATTAATCTTAAATAGTTTACAAAAAAACTTTGTTAATCAGTTAGTCCAACGTAAAAATTCATTAGATAAAATAAACAGTTCTAAGTTTCACTCAACAATTAGCGAGCTAAAAAAAGACGAAACTGAAAAAGATCACCTAATCAAAAAATTACAAAAAATGAGCGATGAACTAGATGAATTTACCAGTATTGCTTCACACGATCTAAAGTCACCATTAAATGCTATAAAACGTTTATTAGAGTGGATTTATGATGACTGTAAAGATTTACTCCCTCAAGAGCACCTAGAAAACTTTCAGCTTGTGCTCAGCCGGGCTAATAGAATGCAAGTACTGCTAGAAGATTTACTAAGCTACTCGAGAATAAATAGCTGTGATTCAACTCATGCAAACATATCTTTAGAAAGTATTTACCAAGATATAGAACAAATTTTAGAAGTTCCACAAGCTGTGACTGTTGATATACACGCCAATAACGAAGTACTCGATATACAGCTGATCCCTTTTAAAATTGTTTTTCAAAATCTTATTAGTAATGCAATAAAACATAACAATAAAGAGCACCCGGTTATCGATATTTCACTTATCCCCTCTAATCAATATTACATTATTGAGATAACAGATAATGGCCCTGGAATTGACCCTAAATATTTTTCACTCATATTTAAGTTATTTCAGACATTGCAATCTCGAGATGATGTTGAAGGGAGCGGCATTGGACTCTGTATTGCCAATAAGCTCATTATTAATTATGGGGGCAAAATTGAAGTAGCCTCCGATGGGAAACTTGGCAGTACATTTACTATTTATTGGCCCAAAGTTTAA